A genomic region of Chryseobacterium sp. KACC 21268 contains the following coding sequences:
- a CDS encoding EpsG family protein — protein sequence MVFLHPIFTIIFVFLILYSFVEVNRDEDSRTPKFIFWTVAVYMIVTVGYRNYVGADYPVYLSMYSEYFPTVDYNLLVDKMLFRESRIDVEWMYAMLNKFIYSFGFPFKEFTLVCAIITIGGKLAVFYKNSEFPIFSILIFFIPSYFIADSGHMRQALGMTMCMISFKFIKERKVWWYLLCFFVAYGFHKSTIIFLPAYWLVTIPMNSSRIFYSIMICVILSPFQVYNAFSSFLDTLNVQDVSNGYNGYISYESSGSSFMDGLILVFSLLLITYDKSACRRIYYYEYMRNILVVGVCLYFIMRSNPVFSTRLVGSYLGFAPLVIPNIIASMDNKNTKWMWHLFFVGFMIFYYFVFAQYQGAAGRFTPDRYQNYLWSY from the coding sequence ATGGTATTTTTACACCCGATTTTTACAATTATCTTCGTGTTTTTGATTCTCTACAGTTTTGTGGAAGTCAATAGAGACGAGGATTCACGGACTCCGAAATTTATATTTTGGACTGTGGCTGTTTACATGATTGTCACTGTCGGCTACAGGAATTATGTAGGTGCGGATTATCCCGTGTATCTATCCATGTACAGCGAGTATTTTCCGACAGTAGATTACAATTTGCTGGTGGATAAAATGCTTTTTAGGGAATCAAGGATAGATGTAGAGTGGATGTACGCCATGCTCAACAAGTTTATCTATTCTTTTGGTTTTCCTTTCAAGGAATTTACGTTGGTCTGTGCGATTATCACTATTGGTGGGAAGTTGGCAGTGTTTTACAAGAACTCAGAGTTTCCTATCTTTTCCATCCTGATATTCTTTATTCCAAGTTATTTCATTGCAGATAGTGGGCATATGAGACAGGCACTCGGGATGACGATGTGTATGATCTCTTTCAAATTCATCAAGGAAAGGAAAGTCTGGTGGTACCTTTTATGTTTTTTTGTGGCGTATGGATTTCACAAATCTACCATCATCTTCTTGCCGGCGTATTGGCTTGTCACGATCCCGATGAACTCCAGTAGGATTTTCTATTCCATTATGATCTGTGTGATACTGTCGCCTTTTCAGGTTTATAATGCATTCTCATCTTTCCTGGATACGCTGAATGTGCAGGATGTTTCTAACGGTTACAATGGTTACATCAGTTACGAGTCGTCTGGATCCAGCTTTATGGATGGATTGATTCTCGTCTTCAGTTTGCTGCTGATTACTTATGACAAATCGGCCTGCAGGCGGATCTATTACTATGAATATATGCGGAATATACTGGTCGTAGGTGTTTGCCTCTACTTTATTATGAGAAGTAATCCCGTGTTTTCTACCAGGCTCGTAGGGTCATATCTGGGATTTGCGCCACTTGTAATTCCCAATATTATTGCCTCTATGGATAACAAAAATACAAAATGGATGTGGCACCTGTTTTTTGTGGGATTTATGATCTTTTATTATTTTGTATTTGCTCAGTATCAGGGTGCAGCAGGAAGATTTACGCCAGATCGATATCAAAACTACCTTTGGAGTTACTAA
- a CDS encoding formimidoylglutamase: MNFEDFIIPPRKVRTENWQIGDKITNEIKEDSIVLLFLSDYRGANGDADSQEFTQIRREFYKLSQLDFDIPIVDLGDLVSGKTPQDSHYILQEVLSACHFKHAIPIVIGGSNDFAFSLFSALSFHQKDINYTQISNVVSLKQDEDIHESNFLSKILGSKNFSIKNYHHLGYQKHLNESDSVKLIKEVQFDIIRLAEMMNSTEKTEPYFRKADLVTINCDAVESFNEAFSINPQVNGLNKREVCAYMKEIGLGEKLKSVGIFNYNIYSDSQLNHQLLAQMLWYLIEGINIQRSHPKEKSFETFFVLIKDEQYAFKRDVFSNLWYFGEDENIDNCIPCSRSDFDEAKRGFLSPRFTRN; encoded by the coding sequence ATGAACTTCGAAGATTTTATTATTCCACCAAGAAAAGTCCGAACCGAGAATTGGCAGATCGGAGACAAGATCACCAACGAGATCAAGGAAGACAGCATTGTTTTGTTGTTTTTGTCCGATTACCGCGGTGCAAACGGCGATGCCGACAGTCAGGAATTTACGCAGATCCGAAGAGAGTTTTATAAGCTTTCTCAACTCGATTTTGATATTCCGATTGTGGATCTGGGCGATTTGGTTTCCGGGAAAACGCCTCAGGATTCGCATTATATTTTGCAGGAGGTTTTGTCGGCTTGTCACTTCAAACACGCGATTCCGATTGTGATTGGCGGAAGCAACGACTTTGCTTTTTCGCTTTTTTCGGCGCTCAGTTTTCATCAGAAAGACATCAATTATACGCAGATCAGCAATGTGGTCTCTCTGAAACAGGATGAAGATATTCACGAGTCAAATTTCCTAAGCAAGATTTTGGGTTCCAAAAACTTCTCGATAAAAAATTATCATCACCTTGGTTACCAGAAACATCTGAATGAATCTGATTCTGTGAAATTGATTAAAGAAGTTCAATTTGACATTATCCGATTGGCAGAGATGATGAATTCCACCGAGAAAACCGAGCCTTATTTCCGAAAAGCAGATCTGGTGACCATCAACTGTGATGCTGTCGAAAGTTTCAACGAGGCTTTTTCCATCAATCCACAAGTGAATGGCCTTAATAAGAGGGAAGTTTGCGCGTATATGAAGGAAATCGGGCTTGGTGAAAAACTGAAGTCAGTAGGGATTTTCAATTATAATATTTACTCTGATTCTCAGCTCAATCATCAGCTTTTGGCGCAGATGCTTTGGTATTTGATCGAGGGAATCAATATTCAAAGGTCGCATCCGAAAGAGAAGTCTTTTGAAACATTTTTTGTTTTGATCAAGGATGAGCAATATGCTTTCAAGCGCGATGTTTTCAGCAATCTTTGGTATTTTGGGGAGGATGAGAATATTGACAATTGCATTCCGTGCTCGCGTTCGGATTTTGACGAGGCGAAAAGAGGTTTTCTAAGTCCGAGGTTTACAAGAAATTAA
- a CDS encoding polysaccharide biosynthesis/export family protein: MKKGYLLNIFLLLILFGMSSCISQKDIRYLQPSESLTINEEGLVPYNVPEYRITKGDILTLNVVTTPKGDAAQFYSALNASSSGGAASQAGATSGGGQSGGGGGNGGNATFYFNGLKVDSNGDVNIFGIGYVKAEGRTVEDMTKEIQTRVNENFLQGKAEVRLNLDGIRYYILGDMESTQVTGEKTAYVTQLNIMQALAMNGGLNRTVDRKSITIHRKYPEGIKTAKLDLTREDAMNSPYYWLQNGDIIYLNTNKKSINGFGKEPLQTLTTGVSVITTVMSIYLILKTL; this comes from the coding sequence ATGAAAAAAGGTTATTTACTTAACATATTTTTACTGCTTATTTTATTTGGGATGTCTTCCTGCATTTCTCAAAAAGACATCCGTTATCTGCAACCAAGTGAGAGTCTTACAATTAATGAAGAAGGCTTGGTTCCATATAATGTTCCAGAGTATAGAATTACAAAAGGCGATATTCTAACTTTGAACGTAGTCACCACGCCAAAAGGAGATGCAGCCCAGTTTTATTCAGCTCTTAATGCTTCATCATCAGGAGGTGCAGCCTCGCAAGCTGGTGCTACAAGTGGTGGAGGTCAATCTGGCGGAGGCGGCGGTAACGGTGGTAATGCGACTTTCTATTTTAATGGATTGAAAGTAGATTCCAACGGTGATGTTAATATTTTCGGAATTGGCTACGTAAAAGCAGAAGGACGTACAGTTGAAGATATGACGAAGGAAATACAGACCCGCGTCAATGAAAATTTTCTACAAGGAAAAGCCGAAGTGAGACTGAATCTGGATGGTATCCGATATTACATATTAGGAGATATGGAGTCCACGCAGGTTACTGGTGAGAAAACGGCGTATGTCACTCAACTTAATATTATGCAGGCTCTTGCAATGAACGGAGGTTTGAACCGTACTGTTGACAGAAAAAGTATTACCATTCACAGAAAATATCCGGAAGGTATCAAAACAGCGAAATTGGATCTTACAAGAGAAGATGCTATGAATTCGCCTTACTATTGGTTGCAAAACGGGGATATCATCTATCTGAATACAAATAAGAAAAGTATCAACGGATTTGGAAAAGAGCCGCTTCAGACTTTGACTACAGGAGTTTCGGTGATTACTACAGTAATGTCTATTTATTTAATTCTTAAGACGTTATAA
- a CDS encoding glycosyltransferase: MNPQFPIKVSIIVPVYNVELYLEKCLLSLVGQTLKEIEILVINDGSQDNSQQIIEDFQQKYPNQVFGFIKENGGLSDARNFGIDRAKGKYLGFVDSDDYVSETMFEEMYNLAEKHQAEMAICNLQKVDEVGNVTQKLTQLPGFPEKIVLENHLSVFSDISYFACNKIFHRDLFNGKRFKKGIHFEDIELIPQLLLECNVLAFTSNFHYQYLERQDSISKSHTMKGLDILKAVETVDQSFQKSRFSKHTIALKNFHILEGVYTFLAYLAFVKKDEDFYKMSHFLDDFIRIKGLKIKDILQFNRFGKNYLLSLPLKKKLYYLLYFFGFKGLIRRLMSRN; the protein is encoded by the coding sequence ATGAATCCTCAATTTCCTATCAAAGTTTCAATCATCGTTCCCGTTTATAATGTCGAATTATATCTGGAAAAATGTCTGTTGTCCTTGGTCGGTCAAACTTTGAAGGAAATTGAGATTTTGGTCATCAATGACGGAAGTCAGGATAATTCTCAACAAATTATTGAAGACTTTCAACAAAAATATCCGAATCAGGTTTTCGGTTTCATCAAAGAAAATGGCGGTCTTAGCGATGCACGAAATTTCGGGATTGATAGAGCGAAAGGAAAATATCTCGGTTTTGTAGACAGCGACGATTACGTTTCGGAAACGATGTTCGAAGAGATGTACAATCTTGCTGAAAAACATCAAGCGGAAATGGCGATCTGTAATCTTCAAAAAGTCGATGAGGTCGGAAACGTCACTCAAAAGTTGACCCAACTGCCAGGTTTTCCCGAGAAAATTGTTCTTGAAAATCATCTTTCTGTTTTTTCAGATATTTCCTATTTTGCCTGCAATAAGATTTTCCATAGAGATTTGTTTAATGGAAAACGATTCAAAAAAGGAATTCATTTTGAGGATATTGAGTTGATCCCACAACTTTTGCTCGAGTGCAATGTTTTAGCTTTTACCTCGAACTTTCATTATCAATATTTGGAAAGGCAAGATTCCATCAGCAAAAGTCATACAATGAAAGGGCTTGATATTTTGAAGGCAGTTGAAACAGTAGATCAGTCATTTCAAAAAAGTCGGTTTTCAAAACATACAATTGCATTGAAAAACTTCCATATTCTGGAAGGTGTTTACACATTTTTGGCCTATTTGGCATTCGTGAAAAAAGATGAAGATTTTTATAAAATGTCTCATTTTTTGGACGATTTCATTAGAATTAAAGGGCTAAAAATTAAAGATATATTGCAATTTAATCGCTTTGGTAAGAATTATCTATTATCTTTGCCACTGAAAAAAAAATTATATTATCTCTTGTACTTCTTCGGGTTTAAGGGACTTATCCGGAGATTAATGAGTAGAAATTGA
- a CDS encoding MraY family glycosyltransferase — protein sequence MNNFQVFLESYGISFFYFKMVLGFAFSFLITYLAIPTIIKISRRKNLMDEPGARSSHLRKIPNLGGIAVFFSLGVCAPIFAYELFDRYKFLFASFIILFFVGVMDDIMVLRAYKKLLAQILVSALMVIGSDVRIRSLFGVFGVYEINYYISVLFSIFTFIILINAFNLIDGIDGLAGSYTVVTSALFGISFFRLGNHNDPLVILCAILIAASLGFLIYNLSNKRSTKIFMGDTGSMILGFLLVFTGISFIDIFIAKRDEVFYHLQSAPVIAVAILILPIIDTITVIITRLYHKKSIMSPDKNHIHHKLLNLGLTHKRSTAYIIAYFLLIITVTYFFRHYNVNQLLVIILILGFIGAYLPIFLLRFKKD from the coding sequence ATGAATAATTTCCAAGTTTTTCTAGAAAGTTACGGGATCTCTTTTTTCTATTTCAAGATGGTTTTGGGGTTTGCTTTTTCTTTTCTGATTACGTACCTCGCGATTCCAACTATCATAAAAATTTCCAGAAGAAAAAACCTGATGGATGAGCCTGGTGCAAGAAGTTCTCACCTCAGGAAAATCCCAAATTTAGGCGGAATAGCCGTGTTTTTCTCACTTGGTGTTTGTGCACCCATCTTTGCTTACGAACTTTTTGACCGTTACAAATTCCTTTTTGCATCCTTCATTATATTATTTTTTGTTGGTGTAATGGATGACATTATGGTTTTGCGGGCTTACAAGAAATTGTTGGCTCAGATTCTGGTTTCAGCTCTTATGGTTATAGGGTCGGATGTCAGGATCAGAAGTCTCTTTGGCGTATTCGGCGTTTATGAAATCAATTACTATATCAGTGTTCTATTTAGTATTTTCACTTTTATTATTTTGATTAATGCCTTTAATCTGATTGATGGAATTGATGGTTTGGCAGGCAGCTACACAGTTGTCACGAGTGCACTGTTTGGAATCAGTTTTTTCAGGTTGGGAAATCATAATGATCCATTGGTTATCCTCTGTGCAATTCTCATCGCTGCTTCACTCGGGTTTTTGATTTATAATCTATCGAATAAAAGAAGTACGAAGATTTTCATGGGAGATACAGGTTCTATGATATTAGGATTTTTGCTCGTATTTACAGGGATTTCGTTTATTGATATCTTCATCGCAAAAAGGGATGAAGTTTTTTATCATTTACAGTCGGCTCCTGTGATTGCAGTCGCTATTTTGATTTTGCCAATTATTGATACGATTACAGTGATCATTACAAGATTGTATCACAAGAAATCAATTATGTCTCCGGACAAAAATCACATTCACCACAAATTACTTAATCTTGGACTGACTCATAAAAGGTCTACCGCTTATATTATCGCATACTTTTTATTAATCATAACAGTAACTTATTTTTTTAGACATTATAATGTCAATCAGCTGTTGGTTATTATCTTGATTTTGGGTTTTATAGGTGCTTATTTACCAATATTTTTATTGAGATTCAAAAAAGATTAA